The following are encoded together in the Nocardioides thalensis genome:
- the era gene encoding GTPase Era, with protein sequence MSRDFDHEGEDFDDELDEDFDEDFGDLPAPAGLDFDPTKTPEGYRSGFACFVGRPNAGKSTLTNALVGQKIVITSDKPQTTRTVVRGIVHRPDGQLVLVDTPGLHRPRTLLGERLNDLVMTTWSEVDVVAVCFPADEKIGPGDRFIVNELAKIRRTTKIAVATKTDLASPERIAEHLLDITALGRETDTDWAEIVPVSSVAGDQIELLGDLLIAQMPEGPPLYPDGDLTDAPEEILVAELIREAALDGVRDELPHSIAVVVEEMGLREGRPDDKPLLDIHANLYVERDSQKGIVIGHRGSRLREVGTTARKQISSLLGTPVYLDLHVKVAKDWQRDPRQLRKLGF encoded by the coding sequence GTGAGCAGGGACTTCGACCACGAGGGCGAGGACTTCGACGACGAGCTCGACGAGGACTTCGACGAGGACTTCGGCGACCTGCCCGCGCCCGCCGGCCTGGACTTCGACCCCACCAAGACACCTGAGGGCTATCGCAGCGGGTTCGCCTGCTTCGTCGGCCGCCCCAACGCCGGCAAGTCGACGCTGACCAACGCCCTCGTCGGCCAGAAGATCGTCATCACCTCCGACAAGCCGCAGACCACCCGCACGGTCGTGCGCGGGATCGTGCATCGCCCCGACGGCCAGCTGGTGCTGGTCGACACCCCCGGGCTGCACCGGCCGCGCACGCTCTTGGGGGAGCGGCTCAACGACCTGGTGATGACGACCTGGTCCGAGGTCGACGTCGTCGCCGTCTGCTTCCCGGCCGACGAGAAGATCGGCCCCGGCGACCGGTTCATCGTCAACGAGCTGGCGAAGATCCGCCGTACGACGAAGATCGCCGTCGCGACCAAGACCGACCTCGCCTCCCCGGAGCGGATCGCCGAGCATCTCCTCGACATCACCGCGCTCGGCCGAGAGACCGACACCGACTGGGCGGAGATCGTGCCGGTGTCGTCGGTCGCCGGCGACCAGATCGAGCTGCTCGGCGACCTGCTGATCGCGCAGATGCCGGAGGGGCCGCCGCTCTACCCCGACGGCGACCTCACCGACGCCCCCGAGGAGATCCTGGTCGCGGAGCTCATCCGCGAGGCCGCCCTCGACGGGGTGCGCGACGAGCTGCCCCACTCGATCGCCGTCGTCGTCGAGGAGATGGGCCTGCGGGAGGGGCGCCCCGACGACAAGCCCCTGCTCGACATCCACGCCAACCTCTACGTCGAGCGCGACTCCCAGAAGGGCATCGTCATCGGCCACCGCGGCTCCCGCCTGCGCGAGGTCGGCACCACGGCGCGCAAGCAGATCTCCTCGCTGCTCGGCACGCCCGTCTACCTCGACCTGCACGTCAAGGTCGCCAAGGACTGGCAGCGCGATCCCCGCCAGCTCCGCAAGCTCGGTTTCTGA
- a CDS encoding septum formation family protein, whose amino-acid sequence MTAWGNAAGRALGGLVVVGLLAAGCTSEPEAEPKPAEPTPPPTAEPPPPPPEDGACYRLGFEQALAPTSQRRPVPCERPHTAETYAVGRLDTVVDGHLVAVDSDRVQAQVAETCPAELPAFVGGDADALRLSMLRAVWFTPTVEESDAGEDWYRCDVVVVGGSSSLTEVTGSLEGVLDRQQGQEAYAMCGTAAPDARGFERVPCSEDHTWRAIDVVTFEAKVDYPGEAAAEERGQVQCENAALDVAPDPLEFDWGYEWPTQEQWDMGQQFGRCWAPAD is encoded by the coding sequence ATGACCGCGTGGGGCAACGCCGCGGGTCGCGCCCTGGGCGGCCTGGTCGTGGTCGGCCTGCTCGCGGCCGGCTGCACCTCGGAGCCGGAGGCCGAGCCGAAGCCCGCCGAGCCGACTCCCCCGCCGACCGCCGAGCCGCCACCCCCGCCGCCCGAGGACGGCGCCTGCTACCGGCTCGGGTTCGAGCAGGCGCTGGCTCCGACCAGCCAGCGGCGCCCCGTCCCCTGCGAGCGGCCGCACACCGCCGAGACGTACGCCGTCGGCCGCCTCGACACCGTGGTCGACGGCCACCTCGTCGCGGTGGACTCCGACCGCGTCCAGGCCCAGGTGGCGGAGACCTGCCCGGCGGAGCTGCCGGCCTTCGTCGGCGGTGACGCCGACGCACTTCGGCTCAGCATGCTCCGAGCCGTCTGGTTCACCCCCACCGTCGAGGAGTCCGACGCCGGGGAGGACTGGTACCGCTGCGACGTGGTCGTGGTCGGCGGCTCCTCCTCGCTGACGGAGGTCACCGGCAGCCTCGAGGGCGTGCTCGACCGGCAGCAGGGCCAGGAGGCCTACGCGATGTGCGGCACCGCCGCACCCGACGCTCGAGGCTTCGAGCGCGTCCCCTGCTCCGAGGACCACACCTGGCGCGCCATCGACGTCGTCACCTTCGAGGCCAAGGTCGACTACCCCGGCGAGGCGGCCGCCGAGGAGCGCGGCCAGGTCCAGTGCGAGAACGCCGCCCTCGACGTCGCTCCCGACCCGCTCGAGTTCGACTGGGGCTACGAGTGGCCCACCCAGGAGCAGTGGGACATGGGTCAGCAGTTCGGCCGCTGCTGGGCTCCCGCGGACTGA
- a CDS encoding septum formation family protein, with the protein MTHRRAVAQRLRAAAAVVVLGLALTACGSEPQGDNVDPDLVDSTEPPTLGACRVLAPTDVEQAANATKTVDCGARHTAQTFHVGELPAKFDDAAYDDEAVGQHAYTTCSKRFAEFVGADESLVLRTIVSWAWFRPSEQAWDDGARWFRCDVVGGTATSEAYVPLPKTAEGLLLGLPEDKWLVCARGPVFEQTEKVPCSQQHDWRAVSAIKVGVPGDEYPGDQVVASRTDAQCRIAVQAWLGYPASFEFAYTYFHEAEWDAGNRRSVCWAKTTE; encoded by the coding sequence ATGACGCACCGACGCGCCGTCGCGCAGCGGCTCCGGGCGGCCGCGGCCGTCGTCGTCCTCGGCCTCGCCCTCACCGCCTGTGGCAGCGAGCCGCAGGGCGACAACGTGGACCCCGACCTCGTCGACTCGACCGAGCCGCCGACGCTCGGCGCGTGCCGGGTGCTCGCGCCGACCGACGTCGAGCAGGCCGCCAACGCGACCAAGACCGTCGACTGCGGGGCGCGGCACACCGCGCAGACGTTCCACGTCGGCGAGCTCCCCGCCAAGTTCGACGACGCCGCCTACGACGACGAGGCCGTCGGCCAGCACGCCTACACGACCTGCTCGAAGCGGTTCGCCGAGTTCGTCGGCGCCGACGAGAGCCTGGTGCTGCGCACGATCGTCAGCTGGGCGTGGTTCCGCCCGTCCGAGCAGGCCTGGGACGACGGAGCGCGCTGGTTCCGCTGCGACGTGGTGGGCGGTACGGCGACCAGCGAGGCCTACGTGCCGCTCCCGAAGACCGCGGAGGGGTTGCTGCTCGGCCTCCCCGAGGACAAGTGGCTGGTGTGCGCCCGGGGCCCGGTGTTCGAGCAGACCGAGAAGGTCCCGTGCTCCCAGCAGCACGACTGGCGCGCCGTGAGCGCGATCAAGGTCGGCGTGCCGGGAGACGAGTATCCCGGCGACCAGGTCGTCGCGAGCCGCACCGACGCGCAGTGCCGGATCGCCGTCCAGGCCTGGCTGGGCTACCCCGCCTCGTTCGAGTTCGCCTACACCTACTTCCACGAGGCGGAGTGGGACGCGGGCAACCGGCGCTCGGTCTGCTGGGCGAAGACGACGGAATGA
- a CDS encoding YncE family protein, protein MTMLPAARPIVACAVAATTLFSALTAAPAAAEDTRSRITLNGFHDMAVVEKHDRIFISRRGKSDTVLVTDLRGVPVGTLPDVAGNGALAVSADKSTLYVGGWERASNPESTATIAEVDIATLEIVETHPLPSEPAWVGTVGQVQDVPGCPWEMTTLEGLVFYTTSCPGIGGDGLYALDPDTGDVTALSPDIGTYSDLAVDPTTSTLFVASGYSLSAHDLTSSTPPELSLRASRNVENAGNETPGSRDDSCSMARLLRDIAYVPGRDVVVNQGGWSFAASNLKLAPGYPCFAGKWEYLNDGEDLTTITARSDGLVASGSIAYWDARIFRSGSTKTLRWYNHERRAVENSLEFGKKKLYELSFDNGLWPRAGVLHVITPRPASHLTLSTPRDRYATGERIIVRARFRGPSIPDRRVLVKAGPDPGFSVITRWIKLDEEGRGRTALRMTDDDGRLMIEGLIVDQGDYVASPLLQLKRDR, encoded by the coding sequence ATGACCATGCTCCCCGCTGCTCGGCCCATCGTCGCGTGTGCGGTCGCCGCGACAACACTCTTCAGTGCGCTCACCGCCGCCCCGGCCGCTGCGGAGGACACCCGCTCCCGGATCACCCTCAACGGCTTTCATGACATGGCCGTGGTCGAGAAGCACGACCGAATCTTCATCTCACGCAGGGGAAAGTCCGACACGGTCCTCGTTACCGATCTGAGAGGCGTCCCCGTCGGCACCCTTCCTGACGTCGCAGGCAATGGTGCGCTGGCTGTCTCTGCTGACAAGTCCACCCTGTACGTCGGTGGGTGGGAGCGTGCGAGCAACCCGGAATCGACGGCGACGATCGCCGAGGTCGACATCGCGACCCTCGAGATAGTCGAGACGCATCCACTACCGAGTGAGCCCGCTTGGGTCGGCACCGTCGGACAGGTCCAGGATGTGCCCGGCTGTCCGTGGGAGATGACCACCCTCGAAGGCCTCGTCTTCTACACGACGTCTTGTCCGGGCATTGGCGGCGACGGACTGTATGCGCTCGATCCGGACACGGGAGACGTCACGGCTCTTTCCCCGGATATCGGAACGTACAGCGACCTCGCCGTCGATCCGACCACTTCCACGCTGTTCGTCGCGAGCGGCTACAGCCTGAGCGCGCACGACCTCACGTCATCCACGCCTCCCGAGTTGAGCCTGCGCGCGAGCCGCAACGTTGAGAACGCCGGCAACGAGACACCCGGTTCGCGGGACGACTCGTGCAGCATGGCCCGGCTGCTCCGCGACATCGCCTACGTTCCCGGGCGCGATGTGGTTGTCAACCAGGGCGGATGGAGTTTCGCGGCGTCCAACCTCAAGCTCGCCCCTGGCTACCCCTGCTTCGCGGGCAAGTGGGAGTACCTCAACGATGGCGAGGACCTGACGACGATCACCGCGCGGTCAGACGGACTCGTTGCTTCGGGGTCGATCGCGTATTGGGACGCCAGAATCTTCCGAAGCGGATCGACCAAGACTCTCCGCTGGTACAACCACGAGCGGCGGGCGGTGGAGAACTCGCTGGAGTTCGGAAAGAAAAAGCTCTACGAGTTGAGCTTCGACAACGGTCTCTGGCCACGGGCCGGAGTGCTGCACGTGATCACTCCTCGTCCGGCGAGTCACCTGACGCTCTCCACGCCGCGTGATCGGTATGCGACGGGCGAACGGATCATCGTCCGCGCCCGCTTCCGGGGGCCGTCGATTCCTGATCGTCGCGTCCTCGTCAAAGCCGGTCCGGACCCTGGCTTCTCGGTCATCACCCGGTGGATCAAACTGGATGAGGAGGGCCGAGGCCGCACCGCGCTTCGCATGACCGATGACGACGGACGACTAATGATCGAAGGTCTGATTGTGGATCAGGGCGACTACGTGGCCTCGCCGCTCCTGCAACTGAAGAGAGATCGCTGA
- a CDS encoding flavodoxin family protein produces the protein MARLLIVHHSPSRSLRALTDAVVAGAGDEAIEGVEVVVRPALEATADDVLAADGYVLGTSANFGYMSGALKHFFDSTFLAVGGALDPSGAADPTASEGGTKGRPYGLYVHGRYDLTGAVRSVQSIVGALGWKQSYDVLEVLGDLEDEHTAAAYELGATIAVLLAA, from the coding sequence ATGGCGCGACTGCTCATCGTCCACCACTCCCCCAGCCGCTCGCTGCGGGCGCTGACCGACGCCGTGGTCGCCGGCGCAGGGGACGAGGCGATCGAAGGGGTCGAGGTCGTCGTCCGACCGGCGCTGGAGGCGACGGCCGACGACGTGCTGGCCGCGGACGGCTACGTGCTGGGCACGTCGGCCAACTTCGGCTACATGTCCGGCGCGCTGAAGCACTTCTTCGACTCGACGTTCCTGGCGGTCGGCGGTGCGCTCGACCCGTCCGGCGCGGCCGACCCCACGGCGTCCGAGGGAGGCACGAAGGGCCGTCCCTACGGGCTCTACGTCCACGGCCGCTACGACCTCACCGGCGCCGTACGGTCGGTGCAGTCGATCGTCGGGGCGCTGGGCTGGAAGCAGTCGTACGACGTCCTCGAGGTGCTCGGCGACCTCGAGGACGAGCACACCGCTGCGGCCTACGAGCTGGGCGCTACGATCGCCGTCCTGCTCGCCGCTTAG
- the leuA gene encoding 2-isopropylmalate synthase, whose amino-acid sequence MTTIPSQQPSGMPFHRYTAFEPVTVPDRTWPDQRITHAPRWLSTDLRDGNQALIDPMSPARKMKMFELLVRMGYKEIEVGFPAASQTDFDFVRQLVEGDKIPDDVRVSVLTQAREDLIARTVESLVGADKATVHLYNATAPLFQRVVFNVTEAECIGIATRGTEWVMKYAEELLAGTDFGYQYSPEIFTQTPTDFALEVCERVSDVWQPEAGREIILNLPATVEMSTPNTYADQIEYFSRGLTRREHTAISLHPHNDRGTAVAATELALMAGADRVEGCLFGHGERTGNVDLVTLAMNLFSQGIDPEVNLSDIDEIRRTVEYCTQLPVHPRHPYAGDLVYTAFSGSHQDAIKKGLEDLQRIADDAGKPVDEIPWEAPYLPIDPKDVGRTYEAVIRVNSQSGKGGVAYVLKAEHSLDLPRRAQIEFSRVIQQHTDAQGGEVTPEEIWTIFNKEYLEREAPYSLVSFTSTTDEEGDDQQEVRMVVRGEEQAFTGRGNGPVAAFVDGMRQAGADIRVLDYAEHALSSGGDAMAAAYVECEIAGEIVWGIGIHHNIVTASLRAVVCAANRAQATTIPH is encoded by the coding sequence ATGACCACGATTCCCAGCCAGCAGCCCAGCGGCATGCCGTTCCACCGCTACACCGCCTTCGAGCCGGTGACCGTCCCCGACCGCACCTGGCCGGACCAGCGGATCACCCACGCACCCCGGTGGCTGTCCACCGACCTGCGCGACGGCAACCAGGCGCTCATCGACCCGATGAGTCCCGCGCGCAAGATGAAGATGTTCGAGCTCCTGGTCCGGATGGGCTACAAGGAGATCGAGGTCGGCTTCCCCGCCGCGAGCCAGACCGACTTCGACTTCGTGCGCCAGCTGGTCGAGGGCGACAAGATCCCCGACGACGTACGCGTCTCGGTGCTGACCCAGGCCCGTGAGGACCTGATCGCGCGGACCGTCGAGTCGCTCGTCGGCGCCGACAAGGCGACCGTCCACCTCTACAACGCCACCGCCCCGCTGTTCCAGCGCGTGGTCTTCAACGTGACCGAGGCCGAGTGCATCGGCATCGCGACCCGCGGCACCGAGTGGGTCATGAAGTACGCCGAGGAGCTGCTCGCGGGCACCGACTTCGGCTACCAGTACAGCCCGGAGATCTTCACCCAGACGCCCACCGACTTCGCGCTCGAGGTCTGCGAGCGGGTCTCCGACGTGTGGCAGCCGGAGGCGGGTCGCGAGATCATCCTCAACCTGCCGGCCACGGTCGAGATGTCGACGCCCAACACCTACGCCGACCAGATCGAGTACTTCTCCCGCGGCCTCACCCGTCGCGAGCACACGGCGATCAGCCTGCACCCGCACAACGACCGCGGCACCGCTGTCGCCGCCACCGAGCTGGCGCTGATGGCCGGCGCCGACCGGGTCGAGGGCTGCCTGTTCGGCCACGGCGAGCGCACGGGCAACGTCGACCTGGTCACGCTCGCGATGAACCTGTTCAGCCAGGGCATCGACCCCGAGGTCAACCTCTCCGACATCGACGAGATCCGCCGCACGGTCGAGTACTGCACCCAGCTGCCGGTCCACCCGCGGCACCCCTACGCGGGCGACCTGGTCTACACCGCCTTCTCGGGCTCCCACCAGGACGCCATCAAGAAGGGCCTGGAGGACCTCCAGCGGATCGCCGACGACGCCGGCAAGCCCGTCGACGAGATCCCGTGGGAGGCGCCGTACCTCCCGATCGACCCCAAGGACGTCGGCCGCACCTACGAGGCCGTGATCCGGGTCAACAGTCAGTCCGGCAAGGGTGGCGTCGCCTACGTGCTCAAGGCCGAGCACAGCCTCGACCTGCCGCGACGGGCGCAGATCGAGTTCAGCCGGGTCATCCAGCAGCACACCGACGCCCAGGGCGGGGAGGTCACCCCGGAGGAGATCTGGACGATCTTCAACAAGGAGTACCTCGAGCGCGAGGCGCCGTACTCCCTGGTCAGCTTCACCTCGACCACCGACGAGGAGGGCGACGACCAGCAGGAGGTCCGGATGGTCGTCCGCGGCGAGGAGCAGGCGTTCACCGGCCGCGGCAACGGCCCGGTCGCGGCGTTCGTCGACGGCATGCGCCAGGCCGGCGCCGACATCCGAGTGCTCGACTACGCCGAGCACGCGCTCAGCTCGGGCGGCGATGCGATGGCCGCGGCGTACGTCGAGTGCGAGATCGCCGGCGAGATCGTGTGGGGCATCGGCATCCACCACAACATCGTCACGGCCTCGCTCCGCGCCGTCGTCTGCGCCGCCAACCGCGCTCAGGCGACGACCATCCCGCACTGA
- a CDS encoding RNA polymerase sigma factor, with the protein MEQDQTEVHRIGDDPDALEAFYREHLPAVQRFVARRVADPHLAADLTADVFVAAIDGAGGYRPDRATPGGWLMGVARNVVASEFRRQRRHRTAERRIAGRRLLDADALARIEERIDVERESRELYAALAAVPERDRALIELVALDGLSVSEAAAVLGVKPATARVRLHRSRARVQTHLRPPLAEAVAALNLEVQP; encoded by the coding sequence ATGGAACAGGACCAGACCGAGGTGCACCGGATCGGGGACGACCCGGATGCCCTCGAGGCCTTCTACCGCGAGCACCTGCCCGCGGTGCAGCGCTTCGTGGCCCGCCGGGTGGCCGACCCGCACCTGGCCGCCGACCTGACCGCCGACGTGTTCGTCGCCGCGATCGACGGCGCCGGCGGCTACCGCCCGGACCGGGCGACGCCGGGCGGCTGGCTGATGGGAGTGGCACGCAACGTCGTGGCGTCGGAGTTCCGGCGACAGCGACGGCACCGCACGGCCGAGCGCCGGATCGCCGGTCGTCGGCTCCTCGACGCCGATGCGCTGGCGCGGATCGAGGAGCGGATCGACGTGGAGCGCGAGTCGCGGGAGCTGTACGCCGCCCTCGCCGCCGTGCCGGAGCGCGACCGTGCGCTCATCGAGCTCGTGGCTCTCGACGGGTTGTCCGTCTCCGAGGCGGCGGCCGTGCTGGGGGTGAAGCCGGCCACCGCGCGGGTCCGGCTGCACCGCAGCCGGGCCCGCGTCCAAACCCACCTGCGTCCGCCGCTTGCCGAAGCGGTGGCCGCGCTCAACCTGGAGGTACAGCCATGA
- a CDS encoding alpha/beta fold hydrolase codes for MTGAQRVLTSERIGQLFVESERGRDRLEYTEYGAGDAWVVLLPGLLMPRRMHDHLARALAGAGAHVVTLDPLGHGRSDKPDDPVAYSVTEFAEQVVALLDHLGAHQAVVGGTSLGANVALEVAAIAPDRVRGLVVEMPVLDNALEVAIVAFAPLLLTARVAPLAVSGLRALTRAVPRGVVPWWVGIGLDTVDHRPGPLAAYVHGLFFGRTAPPLKERSRIAAPMLVVGHPRDPLHPAADAELLAEQLPNATFERAGSILEWRLRPERLDLVATRFVLDCWKHRDNRRRVRKA; via the coding sequence ATGACGGGTGCGCAACGGGTGCTGACCTCCGAGCGGATCGGGCAGCTGTTCGTGGAGAGCGAGCGCGGCCGCGACCGCCTCGAGTACACCGAGTACGGCGCCGGGGACGCCTGGGTGGTGCTGCTGCCCGGGCTGCTGATGCCGCGCCGGATGCACGACCACCTCGCGCGAGCCCTCGCCGGCGCGGGGGCGCACGTCGTCACCCTCGACCCGCTCGGTCACGGGCGCTCCGACAAGCCGGACGACCCGGTGGCCTACTCGGTCACGGAGTTCGCCGAGCAGGTCGTCGCGTTGCTCGACCACCTCGGCGCGCACCAGGCCGTCGTGGGCGGCACGTCGCTGGGGGCCAACGTCGCGCTCGAGGTGGCCGCGATCGCACCCGACCGGGTTCGGGGTCTGGTCGTCGAGATGCCTGTGCTCGACAACGCGCTCGAGGTCGCGATCGTCGCGTTCGCGCCGCTCCTGCTCACCGCCCGGGTCGCGCCGCTCGCGGTCTCCGGCCTGCGCGCGTTGACGCGGGCGGTGCCGCGCGGGGTCGTGCCGTGGTGGGTGGGCATCGGCCTCGACACCGTCGACCACCGCCCGGGCCCGCTGGCGGCGTACGTCCACGGCCTGTTCTTCGGTCGTACGGCGCCGCCGCTCAAGGAGCGGAGCCGGATCGCCGCGCCGATGCTCGTCGTCGGACACCCGCGCGACCCGCTGCACCCGGCGGCCGACGCGGAGCTGCTGGCCGAGCAGCTGCCGAACGCGACGTTCGAGCGGGCCGGCTCGATCCTGGAGTGGCGGCTGCGGCCCGAGCGCCTGGACCTGGTCGCGACCCGGTTCGTCCTGGACTGCTGGAAGCACCGCGACAACCGGCGCCGGGTGCGCAAGGCCTGA
- a CDS encoding ion transporter: MAPTDQRATPDAGPETPYVGSGPRRAEGKPAAPPTTFVDWVMLLLAIVSVVLLTWITFWDVDPETADKVVTADYVICGVFAVEFLYRWRRSRMGARFLRTYWYEILGMIPLSHPAFRSFRLIRIVIILVRLARAADRAFGDRATAFFVTRFADTIVDIIRRPVTVAVLDEVIAVIQTGNYTRHVAAAIDENRKELDALILDLIKEDQATGKLKYVPFHDDIVRLVADTVFRIAEGALDDPRVQELISDAIRESATELRANVRLQMHEDVKRQVEKVGVR; this comes from the coding sequence ATGGCACCGACAGATCAGCGCGCCACCCCGGACGCAGGCCCGGAGACGCCGTACGTCGGCAGCGGCCCGCGTCGTGCCGAGGGCAAGCCGGCAGCCCCGCCGACGACGTTCGTCGACTGGGTCATGCTGCTGCTGGCGATCGTCTCGGTGGTCCTGCTGACGTGGATCACGTTCTGGGACGTCGACCCGGAGACCGCCGACAAGGTGGTCACCGCGGACTACGTGATCTGCGGGGTCTTCGCGGTGGAGTTCCTGTACCGCTGGCGCAGGTCCCGCATGGGAGCGCGGTTCCTGCGCACCTACTGGTACGAGATCCTCGGCATGATCCCGCTGTCGCACCCGGCGTTCCGGAGCTTCCGGCTGATCCGGATCGTGATCATCCTCGTCCGGCTGGCACGGGCCGCCGACCGCGCGTTCGGGGACCGGGCGACCGCGTTCTTCGTGACCCGCTTCGCCGACACGATCGTCGACATCATCCGCCGGCCGGTCACCGTCGCCGTGCTCGACGAGGTCATCGCCGTGATCCAGACGGGCAACTACACCCGCCACGTCGCCGCCGCGATCGACGAGAACCGCAAGGAGCTCGACGCACTGATCCTCGACCTGATCAAGGAGGACCAGGCCACCGGGAAGCTCAAGTACGTCCCGTTCCACGACGACATCGTCCGGCTGGTGGCCGACACGGTCTTCCGGATCGCCGAGGGGGCGCTCGACGACCCGCGGGTCCAGGAGCTGATCTCGGACGCGATCCGGGAGTCCGCGACGGAGCTCCGCGCCAACGTCCGCCTGCAGATGCACGAGGACGTCAAGCGGCAGGTCGAGAAGGTCGGCGTGCGCTGA
- the recO gene encoding DNA repair protein RecO translates to MPLFRDEAIVLRTHKLGEADRIITLLTRRHGRIRAVARGVRRTTSRWGSRLEPFTHVDLQLAEGRNLDVVTQAETKGAYAAAIGNDYDRYTAGTAMLETAERLVVEEREPAVQQYLLLLGAMRAMATGERRPGHVLDSYFLRSLAVAGYAPALHSCAHCGREPGEGGSTATAHRWFNPSMGGVLCSTCRIPGSASPAPETMSMMGALLAGDWPLVEAADPRHQREASGLVAAFVQWQLERGLRSLAYVER, encoded by the coding sequence GTGCCACTTTTCCGTGACGAGGCGATCGTCCTCCGCACCCACAAGCTGGGCGAGGCCGACCGCATCATCACGCTGCTGACCCGCCGCCACGGCCGGATCCGCGCGGTGGCGAGAGGCGTGCGCCGCACGACGTCGCGCTGGGGGTCCCGGCTCGAGCCGTTCACGCACGTCGACCTGCAGCTCGCCGAGGGGCGCAATCTCGACGTCGTCACCCAGGCCGAGACCAAGGGCGCCTACGCCGCCGCCATCGGCAACGACTACGACCGCTACACCGCGGGCACCGCGATGCTCGAGACCGCCGAGCGACTCGTCGTCGAGGAGCGCGAGCCCGCCGTCCAGCAGTATCTGCTGCTGCTGGGCGCGATGCGGGCGATGGCGACGGGGGAGCGGCGCCCGGGCCACGTCCTCGACTCCTACTTCCTGCGCTCGCTCGCCGTCGCCGGCTACGCCCCGGCGCTGCACTCGTGCGCCCACTGCGGCCGCGAGCCCGGTGAGGGCGGCAGCACCGCCACCGCGCACCGCTGGTTCAACCCGTCGATGGGCGGCGTCCTCTGCTCGACCTGCCGGATCCCGGGATCGGCGAGCCCCGCCCCCGAGACGATGTCGATGATGGGCGCGCTGCTCGCCGGCGACTGGCCCCTCGTCGAGGCCGCCGACCCGCGCCACCAGCGCGAGGCGAGCGGCCTGGTCGCCGCCTTCGTGCAGTGGCAGCTGGAGCGCGGCCTGCGCTCGCTCGCCTACGTGGAGCGCTGA
- a CDS encoding isoprenyl transferase: MKRAVRPPTPHPSGTRPPSIPADLVPEHVAIVMDGNGRWAKERGLPRTKGHEQGESSLFDVVEGAIEIGVKAISAYAFSTENWSRSPDEVKFLMGFNRDVIRRRRDEMHELGVRVRWAGRAPRLWKSVIKELQVAEEMTKHNDVLTLTMCVNYGGRAELGDAARALAQDVARGRVNPNRVDERTLGRYLYVPELPDADLIWRTSGEQRLSNFMLYQAAYAELVFSDVLWPDVDRRHLWQAIDTYARRDRRYGGAMPNPGS; this comes from the coding sequence GTGAAGCGCGCAGTCCGACCACCGACGCCCCATCCCTCGGGAACGCGGCCGCCGTCGATCCCTGCGGACCTGGTGCCCGAGCACGTCGCGATCGTGATGGACGGCAACGGCCGGTGGGCGAAGGAGCGCGGCCTTCCGCGCACCAAGGGCCACGAGCAGGGCGAGTCGTCGCTGTTCGACGTCGTCGAGGGCGCGATCGAGATCGGCGTGAAGGCGATCTCCGCCTACGCGTTCTCCACGGAGAACTGGTCGCGCAGCCCAGACGAGGTGAAGTTCCTGATGGGCTTCAACCGCGACGTGATCCGCCGTCGTCGCGACGAGATGCACGAGCTCGGCGTCCGCGTTCGGTGGGCGGGCCGGGCGCCCCGGCTGTGGAAGTCGGTGATCAAGGAGCTCCAGGTCGCCGAGGAGATGACCAAGCACAACGACGTCCTCACGCTGACGATGTGCGTCAACTACGGCGGTCGCGCCGAGCTCGGCGACGCCGCCCGCGCGCTGGCCCAGGACGTCGCCCGCGGCCGGGTCAACCCGAACCGGGTGGACGAGCGCACGCTGGGGCGCTACCTCTACGTGCCCGAGCTGCCCGACGCCGACCTGATCTGGCGCACGTCCGGTGAGCAGCGGCTCTCGAACTTCATGCTCTATCAGGCGGCGTACGCCGAGCTCGTGTTCTCCGACGTGCTGTGGCCCGACGTGGACCGCCGCCACCTCTGGCAGGCGATCGACACCTACGCCCGCCGGGACCGTCGGTACGGCGGCGCGATGCCGAACCCGGGGTCGTAG